The Phycisphaerae bacterium RAS1 genome includes a region encoding these proteins:
- the flgK gene encoding Flagellar hook-associated protein 1 — translation MAIFGTSFQIGRSALAAYQSAISVAGQNIANVGNPDYARQTGRLSALAAGASVAGWAPGAGVNMSALQRHVDEALEGQLRLALGNRRGSSALYQTLSQVETLYNELTDQDLSTGFNELFASFSTLQTQPQDATSRNLTIAAADRIAGELHRLNKGILQQISDLNDSAEAAVSRINGISKEIAKLNEKIVAADAQGQAGGNPLRDRRDGLLRELSEYLDVTVREQEGGSINVFVGGDPLITFDRPRELTTQRELKNGVEIASVRFADDGAPVLPRAGQLEAILTARDTHLAGQLDQLDTLAKGLIYEVNRVHSSGRGLIGYGALTSNYAVDDPAAVLNSTNAGLPFPLQNGTFIVHVRNQATGTEVTRQIRVDLDGVGSDSTLNSLAAALSGVPGLTASVTSDNRLQISAAAGSEVSFSEDSSGALAALGLATFFDGVNAADIAVDARVQADPRLLAASGNGQIGDGGNAGRLALLGEMASSLLGNQSVQDFHGAMVNSVSVAAAGALTGTEAAEAVYSGLIAQREAISGVSLDEEAINLTKFERSYQGAARFLTVVENLTDEVLALVGS, via the coding sequence ATGGCGATCTTCGGAACCAGCTTTCAGATCGGTCGCAGCGCCCTGGCGGCATATCAGTCCGCCATCAGCGTCGCCGGCCAGAACATCGCCAACGTCGGCAATCCCGATTACGCCCGCCAGACCGGCCGGCTGTCGGCTCTCGCCGCCGGCGCCAGCGTGGCCGGGTGGGCCCCGGGCGCCGGGGTAAACATGTCCGCGCTTCAGCGGCACGTCGACGAGGCGCTCGAAGGTCAACTGCGCCTGGCGCTCGGCAACCGGCGCGGCAGCAGTGCGCTCTACCAGACGCTCTCGCAGGTCGAGACGCTCTACAACGAGCTGACGGATCAGGACCTTTCGACCGGCTTCAACGAGCTGTTCGCCAGTTTTTCCACGCTCCAGACACAGCCGCAGGACGCGACCAGCCGCAATCTCACGATTGCCGCCGCCGATCGCATCGCCGGCGAGCTGCATCGGCTGAACAAGGGCATCCTGCAGCAGATATCCGACCTGAATGACTCGGCCGAGGCCGCCGTCAGCCGCATCAACGGCATTTCGAAGGAAATCGCCAAGCTCAATGAGAAAATCGTCGCCGCCGACGCGCAGGGGCAGGCGGGCGGCAATCCGCTTCGCGACCGGCGCGACGGTCTGTTGCGCGAGCTTTCCGAGTATCTGGACGTGACCGTCCGCGAGCAGGAAGGCGGATCGATCAACGTCTTCGTCGGCGGCGATCCACTGATCACGTTCGACCGCCCGCGCGAGCTGACGACGCAGCGCGAGTTGAAGAACGGCGTCGAGATCGCCTCGGTGCGCTTCGCGGATGACGGCGCCCCGGTGCTGCCGCGCGCCGGGCAGCTTGAGGCCATTCTTACCGCACGCGACACGCACCTGGCCGGCCAGCTCGACCAACTCGACACGCTGGCCAAGGGGCTGATCTACGAAGTGAATCGCGTCCACAGCTCCGGCCGCGGACTGATCGGCTACGGAGCGCTTACGAGCAACTACGCGGTGGATGATCCGGCGGCGGTGCTGAACAGCACGAACGCCGGCCTGCCCTTCCCGCTACAGAACGGCACGTTCATCGTTCACGTGCGGAATCAAGCGACGGGCACGGAGGTCACGCGGCAGATTCGCGTCGATCTCGACGGCGTCGGCAGCGACAGCACGCTGAACTCGCTGGCTGCCGCGCTGAGCGGCGTGCCGGGGCTGACCGCGTCGGTGACGAGCGACAATCGGCTGCAAATCAGCGCGGCGGCCGGCTCTGAGGTGTCATTCTCGGAAGATTCATCCGGCGCTCTGGCGGCGCTGGGGCTGGCGACCTTCTTCGATGGCGTGAACGCCGCAGACATCGCGGTGGACGCCCGTGTCCAGGCCGATCCGCGGCTGCTGGCCGCTTCCGGGAACGGCCAGATTGGCGACGGCGGCAACGCCGGCCGGCTGGCGCTTCTGGGCGAGATGGCCAGCTCGCTCCTGGGAAACCAGAGCGTGCAGGATTTTCACGGCGCGATGGTCAACAGCGTTTCCGTGGCGGCGGCGGGCGCGCTCACCGGCACCGAAGCCGCCGAAGCCGTGTACAGCGGGTTGATCGCGCAGCGCGAGGCGATCAGCGGCGTGAGCCTCGACGAAGAGGCGATCAACCTGACGAAATTCGAACGGTCGTACCAGGGAGCGGCGCGCTTCCTGACCGTGGTCGAGAACCTGACGGATGAAGTCCTGGCCCTGGTCGGGTCGTAA
- the flgH gene encoding Flagellar L-ring protein precursor — MKSRCQAMARCEAISAGGTGVSPVRAGRGDRRDAGPTHNSLSLRLTAAFVLLGAVTASAQSNSLFRSGRAPSMPPAASQPARSSGGGLNKNAAMPGLRAAPPPRVDPEAQSTNPALLAFSPIAVEPPKPQVIQVNDLITIIIRETKLAISDSNLRQNKQWQVGSELGKWFRLNPEDHLIPQDFPNGAPGVEFKLQDQYQGRGRVDRRDELTTRITAKVIDVKPNGNLVLEAKKTIKQDEDEQVYTLTGVCRTDDLTPQNTVLSTQVAELIVDVQHAGAARDAARRGWLKRLTDFLRLE; from the coding sequence ATGAAGTCGAGATGTCAAGCGATGGCGCGGTGCGAGGCGATTTCGGCGGGTGGGACGGGCGTCTCGCCCGTCCGCGCGGGGCGAGGGGACCGGCGAGACGCCGGTCCCACCCACAATTCACTGTCGCTCCGGCTGACGGCGGCATTTGTTCTGCTCGGCGCCGTGACCGCATCAGCCCAGAGCAATTCGCTCTTCCGCTCCGGCCGGGCCCCGTCGATGCCGCCAGCGGCGTCGCAACCGGCGCGGAGTAGCGGCGGGGGCTTGAACAAGAACGCTGCCATGCCCGGGCTGCGGGCTGCGCCGCCGCCGCGTGTCGATCCTGAAGCGCAAAGCACCAATCCGGCGCTGCTGGCGTTCTCGCCGATCGCGGTTGAGCCGCCCAAGCCGCAGGTCATTCAGGTCAATGACCTGATCACGATCATTATTCGCGAGACCAAGCTGGCGATCAGCGATTCGAACCTGCGGCAGAACAAGCAGTGGCAGGTGGGCAGCGAGCTGGGCAAGTGGTTCCGGCTGAACCCGGAAGACCACCTGATCCCGCAGGATTTTCCGAACGGCGCGCCGGGGGTGGAGTTCAAGCTGCAGGACCAGTACCAGGGCCGCGGGCGGGTCGACCGCCGCGATGAGCTGACCACGCGCATCACAGCCAAGGTGATTGACGTGAAGCCCAACGGCAACCTGGTGCTTGAAGCCAAAAAGACGATCAAGCAGGACGAGGACGAGCAGGTCTACACGCTTACCGGCGTCTGCCGCACCGACGATCTCACCCCGCAGAACACGGTTCTCAGCACGCAGGTGGCCGAGTTGATCGTGGATGTGCAGCACGCCGGGGCCGCGCGCGACGCGGCCCGCCGCGGCTGGCTGAAGCGGCTGACGGATTTCCTGAGGCTGGAGTAG
- a CDS encoding 3 beta-hydroxysteroid dehydrogenase/Delta 5-->4-isomerase, translating to MPPAHVENAVSGLSHGNCLVTGGGGFLGRAIVERLIAARARVSILARQNYPELRAMGAVQWRADLRDATAVAEAVAGCDTVFHVAARAGVWGSYRDFFEPNVIGTRNVLRACREGGVARLVYTSSPSVVFDGRDMCGVDESSPYPLRHHSHYSATKAVAEQEVLAASGPSLRTIALRPHLVWGPRDNHIVPRLIARARAGKLRRVGDGKNRVDTTYIDNAADAHILAAAALDTNPRAAGRAYFISNGEPRPLWDIVNAILATAGLPPVTRGISRGMACLLGGLMEVAYGVVRSTREPPMTRFVANELATSHWFDLSAARRELGYEPHVSIDEGLKRLTLWFGTRSASERAEQRAQ from the coding sequence ATGCCGCCGGCTCACGTCGAAAACGCTGTGTCAGGTTTGTCGCACGGCAATTGCCTCGTCACCGGCGGCGGCGGCTTCCTGGGGCGGGCGATCGTTGAACGGTTGATCGCCGCCCGCGCACGCGTGTCGATCCTCGCGCGGCAGAACTATCCGGAGCTGCGCGCCATGGGGGCGGTGCAGTGGCGGGCTGATCTGCGCGATGCCACGGCGGTCGCCGAAGCCGTGGCCGGCTGCGATACGGTATTTCACGTCGCGGCCCGCGCCGGCGTGTGGGGATCGTACCGCGACTTTTTTGAGCCGAACGTGATCGGAACGCGAAATGTGCTCCGCGCGTGTCGGGAAGGCGGCGTCGCGCGCCTGGTCTATACCAGTTCCCCGAGCGTGGTCTTCGACGGCCGTGACATGTGCGGCGTCGATGAGTCGTCGCCGTATCCGCTGCGGCATCATTCGCACTACAGCGCCACGAAGGCCGTCGCCGAGCAGGAAGTGCTGGCTGCCAGCGGGCCGAGCCTGCGTACGATTGCGCTGCGGCCGCACCTGGTTTGGGGACCGCGCGACAATCACATTGTTCCGCGGCTGATCGCCCGCGCCCGCGCAGGAAAGCTGCGCCGAGTCGGCGACGGGAAAAACCGCGTGGACACCACGTACATCGACAACGCTGCAGACGCCCACATCCTCGCCGCCGCGGCGCTCGACACAAACCCGCGGGCGGCCGGACGGGCATACTTCATCAGCAACGGCGAGCCGCGTCCGCTGTGGGACATCGTGAACGCGATTCTCGCGACCGCCGGGCTACCGCCGGTGACGCGTGGCATCTCACGCGGCATGGCGTGCCTGTTGGGCGGCCTCATGGAAGTCGCGTACGGCGTCGTCCGGAGCACGCGCGAGCCGCCCATGACGCGCTTTGTTGCAAACGAGCTGGCCACTTCGCACTGGTTCGACCTATCCGCGGCGCGGCGGGAGCTGGGATATGAGCCGCATGTCAGCATCGATGAGGGGTTGAAGCGGCTCACGCTCTGGTTCGGAACGCGAAGCGCAAGCGAGCGCGCCGAGCAACGGGCGCAGTGA
- the flgI gene encoding Flagellar P-ring protein precursor yields MEVGSQKSEVRSLSTHIRTPHGSAGPARPRLPWRVRSGAPGLAWSLALILLAAPTLADVRVQDIARLQGQRTNKLMGFGLVVGLDGTGDGAKSATTIRALMALHKRYQQPVLDPNELRVTNSVALVTVEATIPEFGAREGQTLDIVVSAIGPAKSLAGGQLLLTPLQDATLTIPDILALAGGRIDLPDAKSMRRGIVRGGCTLEDEFIYAFIDEERGVTLVLDDTHAGWGWAQMLTRAINHEVGSGAPAPDAGGAHTERRVIVGVETAVALGPKNIRVQIPLSEMTRPAGFLTRVLQTQIFLLPEQQAKVIINRTTKSVSFTGAVTIAPTVLQLPGLGTVTVGGSGGADAGAAAGLVGVATDEAEGTQLERLLTTLSAIKASPEQMIAAVEHLHRTGSLHARLVYEE; encoded by the coding sequence ATGGAAGTGGGAAGTCAGAAGTCAGAAGTCAGAAGTCTAAGCACTCATATCCGAACCCCGCACGGAAGTGCGGGGCCTGCTCGCCCGCGACTTCCGTGGCGGGTTCGCTCAGGCGCTCCTGGATTGGCTTGGTCGCTCGCGTTGATCTTGCTGGCCGCCCCGACCCTTGCCGATGTGCGCGTGCAGGACATCGCCCGGCTTCAGGGCCAGCGCACCAACAAGCTCATGGGCTTCGGCCTGGTCGTCGGGCTGGACGGCACCGGCGACGGCGCGAAGAGCGCGACCACCATCCGCGCCCTGATGGCCCTGCACAAGCGCTATCAGCAACCGGTGCTGGATCCCAACGAGCTGCGCGTCACCAACAGCGTCGCACTGGTCACCGTCGAAGCAACGATCCCCGAATTCGGCGCCCGCGAAGGCCAGACGCTGGACATCGTCGTCTCCGCCATCGGCCCGGCGAAATCGCTGGCCGGCGGGCAGCTCCTGTTGACGCCTTTGCAGGACGCCACGCTGACCATCCCCGACATCCTCGCGCTGGCCGGCGGGCGAATCGACCTGCCGGACGCCAAGTCCATGCGGCGCGGAATCGTCCGCGGCGGCTGCACGCTCGAAGATGAGTTCATCTACGCCTTCATCGACGAGGAGCGCGGCGTCACGCTGGTGCTCGACGACACACACGCCGGATGGGGCTGGGCCCAGATGCTGACGCGCGCCATCAATCATGAGGTCGGCAGCGGGGCGCCGGCGCCTGACGCCGGCGGCGCCCATACGGAGCGCCGCGTCATTGTCGGCGTGGAAACCGCGGTCGCGCTGGGGCCCAAGAACATCCGGGTTCAGATCCCGCTCAGCGAAATGACCCGGCCGGCGGGGTTCCTCACGCGCGTGCTTCAGACGCAGATTTTCCTGCTGCCCGAACAGCAGGCGAAGGTCATCATCAATCGCACCACCAAAAGCGTCTCTTTCACGGGGGCCGTCACGATCGCCCCGACCGTGTTGCAGCTTCCCGGGTTGGGAACCGTGACCGTCGGCGGAAGCGGCGGCGCGGACGCCGGTGCAGCCGCCGGTCTGGTCGGCGTCGCGACCGACGAGGCCGAAGGCACGCAGCTCGAACGGCTGCTGACGACGCTGTCGGCGATCAAGGCGTCGCCTGAGCAGATGATCGCGGCGGTGGAACACCTGCATCGCACCGGCTCGCTGCACGCCCGGCTGGTGTACGAGGAATGA
- a CDS encoding flagellar hook-associated protein FlgL, translated as MAIVPVNVARVSQNLRAFNVLQSARHTELSLFRTQNQLATGLRFSVGSEDSVRAAQSSVIDRRLERLSQVADNVRTANAALSAGENAMQEGVDLMREAQRIASDAAGDTLSDEERSALASVVDRLISQMVSAGNREHLGAALFSGHFGGDQPFEMTGGGVLFRGDAGRQMAIVDSDLSQDSFTISGMDFFGAVSGAVQGIADLNPALTPETRVSDLRGTTGNGVHPGIISVSNGSDTAEVDLSSVATIQDLLDKLNAEMPADLTAVADATSVTITYTGAGAANITVTDLGGGQAARDLGLIVTGGSIAGSADLDPKLTLRARIDDLKAGTGLNLAAGITLRNGLESANVSFAAAETIEDVLNQINSASIGVWARLADDGRTIEVRNRVSGSDLRIEENGGIAATELGIRSMHSGTMLTSLNDGRGIITEQGNDIRITTRSGASFEIDVDGAVTLQDVIDRFNTAGGGQISAALVSSGNGLIITDNTAGGGALRIERVNLSAAIDGLGLNVQPTGNQLIGQDVSPVRVDGTFTALIELRDALNASDRQEITQAAERLERVLPRMLEVEGKLAAKARTMDERATRMEAETTASRILLSDVRDVDYAEAVVRFQQMQTALQANYTTSARVLNLSLLDYLR; from the coding sequence ATGGCAATCGTCCCGGTCAATGTCGCGCGCGTGAGCCAGAACCTGCGGGCGTTCAACGTCCTGCAGTCGGCCCGCCATACCGAGCTGAGTCTGTTCCGCACGCAGAACCAGCTTGCGACCGGCTTGCGCTTCAGCGTCGGCAGCGAAGATTCGGTCCGAGCCGCGCAGTCGAGCGTCATCGACCGCCGGTTGGAGAGGCTCAGCCAGGTCGCCGACAACGTCCGCACCGCGAATGCAGCCCTGTCCGCCGGCGAGAACGCCATGCAGGAGGGCGTCGACCTGATGCGCGAAGCGCAGCGCATCGCCAGCGACGCCGCCGGCGACACGCTTTCCGACGAGGAGCGCAGCGCCCTGGCAAGCGTGGTCGATCGCCTCATCAGCCAGATGGTCTCCGCCGGCAACCGCGAGCACCTGGGCGCCGCGCTCTTCAGCGGCCACTTCGGCGGCGATCAGCCGTTCGAAATGACGGGCGGCGGGGTGCTGTTCCGCGGCGACGCCGGACGGCAGATGGCGATCGTCGATTCGGACCTCTCGCAGGACTCGTTCACGATTTCCGGAATGGACTTCTTCGGCGCTGTCTCAGGCGCCGTACAGGGCATCGCGGATCTGAATCCGGCGCTGACGCCTGAAACGCGCGTCAGCGACCTGCGCGGTACGACCGGCAACGGCGTACATCCCGGCATTATCTCGGTCAGCAACGGCAGCGACACGGCTGAGGTCGACCTTTCCAGCGTCGCGACGATCCAGGACCTGCTCGACAAGCTGAACGCCGAAATGCCGGCCGACCTGACGGCGGTTGCCGACGCCACGAGCGTCACGATCACGTACACGGGCGCCGGCGCGGCGAACATCACCGTGACCGACCTGGGCGGCGGGCAGGCGGCCCGTGACCTGGGGCTGATCGTCACCGGCGGATCGATCGCCGGCAGCGCCGACCTTGATCCGAAACTGACGCTCCGGGCGCGGATCGATGATCTGAAGGCCGGCACAGGGCTCAACCTGGCCGCCGGCATTACCCTGCGAAACGGGCTCGAAAGCGCCAATGTATCGTTCGCCGCCGCCGAGACGATCGAGGACGTGCTCAACCAGATCAACAGCGCGAGCATCGGCGTTTGGGCGCGACTGGCGGACGACGGCCGGACGATCGAAGTCCGGAATCGCGTCAGCGGCTCGGACCTGCGGATCGAGGAGAACGGCGGCATCGCCGCGACCGAGCTGGGCATCCGTTCGATGCACAGCGGCACGATGCTGACGAGCCTGAACGACGGGCGCGGCATCATCACGGAGCAGGGAAACGATATACGCATCACGACGCGGAGCGGGGCGTCATTTGAAATCGACGTGGACGGCGCCGTCACGCTTCAAGACGTGATTGACCGCTTCAACACGGCCGGCGGAGGGCAGATCAGCGCCGCGCTGGTGAGCAGCGGCAACGGGCTGATCATCACTGACAACACGGCCGGCGGCGGCGCGCTGCGGATTGAGCGCGTCAACCTGTCGGCGGCGATCGACGGGCTGGGATTGAACGTGCAGCCGACCGGCAACCAGTTAATCGGCCAGGACGTCAGCCCGGTGCGTGTCGACGGGACCTTCACGGCGCTCATCGAGCTGCGCGACGCGCTGAACGCATCGGATCGCCAGGAGATTACGCAGGCGGCCGAGCGGCTGGAACGCGTGCTGCCGCGCATGCTGGAAGTCGAGGGAAAACTGGCGGCCAAGGCCCGCACGATGGACGAACGGGCCACGCGAATGGAAGCCGAAACGACCGCGTCGCGGATTCTGCTCAGCGACGTGCGCGACGTGGACTATGCGGAAGCGGTGGTCCGCTTCCAGCAGATGCAGACTG
- a CDS encoding flagellar basal body P-ring biosynthesis protein FlgA — translation MNKKSKIKNGKWEMLREPATWSLIVILTIVVPAVADAPVSRLKLKPTAVVHGATVRLGDVVDFAGADEKLAALAEKPIKLDTTPAAFTLDHEDVLRQLHQAGANLSFVLLSGAATCRVQLESSPAPSPDSDASSLRTDDPAAIIRSQTLADAIRLSVAAELKSLGGTPEVAFEAAGRDFLGLTSPPWDFLVRPAGREKLGLREFRVTIRRDGQTQRTVSVFARVQLTRSVIVARKPLAIGSFVKREDVGVESRSFESEKEIGLATVEQVVGQQLKRFLQAGEMVKAVDLKSTPLVERSRPVTVLGAAGSVNVRMAGTALDTAGYGETVRVRVGEGRKQWRELRGVVTGLGTVRVEED, via the coding sequence ATGAACAAGAAATCAAAAATCAAAAATGGAAAATGGGAAATGCTCCGCGAACCCGCGACGTGGTCGCTGATCGTAATTCTGACGATCGTCGTTCCCGCGGTCGCTGATGCGCCCGTTTCCCGGTTGAAGCTCAAACCGACCGCGGTCGTGCACGGCGCCACCGTTCGATTGGGCGACGTGGTCGATTTCGCGGGGGCGGACGAGAAGCTCGCCGCGCTCGCCGAGAAGCCTATCAAGCTGGATACAACGCCCGCCGCGTTTACGCTCGATCATGAAGATGTCCTGCGGCAGCTTCACCAGGCGGGCGCCAACCTCTCGTTCGTTCTGCTAAGCGGCGCGGCGACGTGTCGCGTTCAACTTGAATCGTCGCCGGCGCCGTCGCCCGATTCGGATGCTTCGAGCCTGCGAACCGACGATCCCGCCGCCATCATTCGCTCGCAGACCCTGGCGGACGCGATTCGGCTCAGCGTCGCCGCCGAGCTGAAGTCGCTCGGCGGAACGCCTGAAGTCGCGTTCGAGGCCGCCGGGCGGGATTTTCTGGGGCTCACGTCGCCGCCGTGGGATTTCCTCGTGCGTCCCGCCGGCCGCGAGAAGCTCGGTTTGCGTGAGTTTCGCGTGACGATTCGTCGCGATGGTCAGACGCAGCGGACGGTCAGCGTTTTTGCCCGTGTGCAGCTCACGCGCAGCGTGATCGTGGCCCGCAAGCCGCTGGCGATCGGCTCATTTGTGAAACGCGAAGACGTCGGCGTCGAAAGCCGCTCCTTCGAATCCGAAAAAGAAATCGGCCTGGCGACGGTCGAGCAGGTCGTCGGCCAGCAGCTCAAGCGGTTTCTCCAGGCCGGGGAAATGGTGAAGGCCGTGGATCTGAAATCGACGCCGCTGGTCGAGCGCTCGCGGCCGGTCACGGTCCTGGGGGCCGCCGGCAGCGTCAACGTACGGATGGCCGGCACGGCGCTCGACACGGCCGGCTACGGCGAAACCGTCCGCGTCCGCGTGGGCGAAGGCCGCAAGCAGTGGCGCGAACTGCGCGGCGTGGTGACGGGGCTGGGAACCGTGCGGGTTGAGGAGGATTGA
- the flgG_1 gene encoding Flagellar basal-body rod protein FlgG, whose translation MAITALHTAATGMQAMSVKIDVIANNLANADTPGFKAARVNFQDLLYQTRAQPGVQTSNDTQTPLPTQVGLGVAVSNTQSIHKQGSAILTGNSLDLMIEGDGFFQIQFPDGSIGYTRAGNFVRNSQGELVLGNNSGYRLRDTPQIPADIPDNKVSIGKDGRIVAIQADGTANELAQIRLARFANPSGLLQYGSNVFLPSPASGTPIEGAAGEQGIGTITQSTLELSTTEAVTELVELIKTQRVFQINSQTIQAADESLQVVANLRR comes from the coding sequence ATGGCCATCACAGCACTGCACACGGCGGCGACGGGAATGCAGGCGATGTCGGTGAAGATCGACGTGATCGCCAACAACCTGGCCAACGCCGATACGCCCGGCTTCAAGGCCGCGCGAGTCAACTTTCAGGACCTGCTCTACCAGACCCGCGCCCAGCCGGGCGTGCAGACCAGTAACGACACGCAGACGCCGCTGCCTACGCAGGTCGGCCTGGGCGTCGCGGTCAGCAACACGCAATCGATCCATAAGCAAGGCTCGGCGATTCTGACCGGCAACAGTCTCGACCTGATGATCGAGGGCGACGGCTTTTTCCAGATTCAGTTCCCCGACGGCAGCATCGGCTACACGCGCGCGGGCAACTTCGTGCGGAATTCGCAGGGCGAGCTGGTGCTGGGCAACAACTCGGGCTACCGCCTGCGCGACACGCCGCAGATTCCTGCAGACATTCCGGACAACAAGGTGAGCATCGGCAAGGACGGGCGCATCGTGGCGATCCAGGCGGACGGGACGGCCAACGAGCTGGCCCAGATTCGCCTGGCGAGATTCGCGAACCCCTCGGGACTTCTGCAATACGGATCCAACGTGTTCCTGCCCAGCCCGGCCTCGGGCACGCCGATCGAGGGCGCCGCCGGCGAGCAGGGCATCGGGACGATTACGCAATCGACGCTGGAGCTGAGCACGACCGAAGCTGTGACTGAACTCGTCGAGCTGATCAAGACGCAGCGCGTCTTCCAGATCAACTCGCAGACGATCCAGGCGGCGGATGAGTCGTTGCAGGTAGTCGCGAACCTGAGGCGCTAA
- the flgG_2 gene encoding Flagellar basal-body rod protein FlgG, which yields MIHGLYQSAAGMLTSEYRQDVVANNLANADTPGFKREIAVFAERRPASEAGVRRGASDELLRNMTGGIWLGRTETDFSEGTHVQTDNPLDVALDGPGFLMVDVNGQKQLTRDGRLVMTPEGQLVSALDGAPVLGVGGAAIQLNPLSSTIAVTEEGRILQDGQPVAQLAVVDVPDARVLRKQGAVRFSFNESQTTPGVARLKGGFIESSSAEAVPELVNMIETSRAYQMNARMIELQDQSIGRLLSVLTRA from the coding sequence ATGATCCACGGCCTCTACCAATCCGCCGCGGGAATGCTGACCAGCGAGTATCGACAGGACGTCGTCGCCAACAACCTGGCCAACGCCGACACGCCCGGCTTCAAACGCGAAATCGCCGTGTTCGCCGAGCGTCGCCCCGCGTCGGAGGCCGGCGTCCGCCGCGGGGCGAGCGACGAGCTGCTGCGTAACATGACCGGCGGCATCTGGCTGGGCCGCACAGAGACGGATTTCAGCGAAGGCACGCACGTTCAAACGGACAATCCGCTTGACGTGGCGCTCGACGGGCCGGGCTTTCTGATGGTGGACGTCAACGGACAAAAGCAGCTCACGCGCGACGGGCGGCTGGTGATGACGCCCGAGGGGCAGCTCGTGTCGGCGCTCGACGGGGCGCCGGTGCTGGGCGTGGGCGGGGCGGCGATTCAGCTTAATCCGCTCAGCAGCACAATCGCGGTGACGGAAGAGGGCCGCATCCTTCAGGACGGTCAGCCCGTGGCGCAGCTTGCGGTGGTGGATGTGCCGGACGCGCGCGTGCTGCGCAAGCAGGGCGCGGTGCGTTTTTCGTTCAACGAGTCGCAGACGACGCCCGGCGTAGCACGATTGAAGGGCGGGTTCATCGAATCATCGAGCGCGGAGGCGGTGCCGGAACTGGTGAACATGATTGAGACCTCGCGTGCGTACCAGATGAACGCGCGGATGATCGAGCTTCAGGATCAGAGCATCGGACGCCTGTTGAGCGTCCTGACCCGCGCGTAG
- a CDS encoding FlgN protein yields MNLIHPPTRDASITRPDGADVLQLLTLLGRWQAQLAGLLQIADDKLAAMKRADADALTACAQREEALLRGVGAGEQERHELLARLAQALPGGPSRIARLSDLAGILPEPLASQILAKNAGLRQAALKLREKNRLAAGVARHLQLHIRGVFAEVAKAGQESIVYGPQGRHEQRNRLSFVDAVG; encoded by the coding sequence ATGAACCTGATACACCCGCCGACCCGCGACGCTTCGATAACCCGCCCGGATGGCGCCGACGTGTTGCAGCTTCTGACGCTCCTGGGCCGCTGGCAGGCCCAACTTGCCGGGCTGCTACAGATTGCGGACGACAAGCTCGCCGCGATGAAACGCGCCGACGCCGACGCCCTCACGGCCTGCGCGCAGCGCGAGGAGGCCTTGCTCCGCGGCGTCGGCGCCGGCGAGCAGGAGCGACATGAACTCCTTGCGCGTCTGGCGCAGGCGCTGCCGGGCGGGCCGTCTCGGATCGCGCGGCTGTCCGACCTTGCTGGAATTCTGCCGGAGCCGCTGGCGTCGCAAATCCTCGCGAAAAACGCGGGCTTGCGGCAGGCGGCCCTGAAACTCCGCGAAAAAAACCGCCTCGCCGCCGGCGTGGCACGCCATCTGCAATTGCACATCCGCGGAGTCTTCGCGGAGGTCGCGAAGGCCGGCCAGGAATCGATCGTGTACGGCCCGCAGGGGCGGCACGAGCAACGAAACCGACTCTCGTTCGTGGACGCAGTGGGCTAA